In Fragaria vesca subsp. vesca linkage group LG1, FraVesHawaii_1.0, whole genome shotgun sequence, the sequence GAGAAGCGTAGTTCACTTTTTAAGCAGACCCGAGAAAGCTACATTGCTGTTCTTTAGTTATTTTTGGTCCTTGGAGACGTTGGATGCACCAAAAGGAGAAGATATAACCCTTACTTGTTTAGAGAATTTGTCCGAAGCAATTTTTTTAGCCTTTTAGCTCTTAGTTGCTCTCAGATTAATTAGTCACTTGTAGTCAAATCCAAGTCTTCTTATGTGTAACTCAATCTTGAGTATTTCTGATCCAACCCAAGTACTTTCCACTTACCAGTAATGCTTCCAAAACTATAAAATGTCTTGGTTTAAGCAACTAATTACAGAGGTGGCTGCTATTTTCATGCATTTACGGCATCTTTGATTCTGTTAGTAATATGAGCTTCGTTGTTAAGAACAAATCAGTTCTACATTCTTTATATGTTACTTGTATGTGTAGGAACTCCAAAGTTCTGTGCAAGGCTGCGACAAATGCATCTGGAGATCTTCCCACTCCTAGTGGCATGAGCCAGTATGAGAGAATAATTGAAACTCTGACAACTCTATTTCCTCTATGGGTGGGTATCACATTACACTATTGTACATAATTACTATGATCATGTCTTCCCTATTCATACTTTCTTTCTCTTCCAAACAATGTCTCTGGAAAGAGTTGCGAATTTTGACTCCTACTTCCATGAATTAGGTCATAATTGGCACCATAGTTGGGATCTACAAACCATCTGCTGTAAGATCTCTTTGCATTCTCTTTGATATACGACATATCAACTAGTGTATATCTAGCTTATTGTTGGGGTTCCTACAGGTAACTTGGTTGGAGACAGATCTTTTCACCCTTGGCCTTGGTTTCCTCATGCTTTCTATGGGTTTGACGTTAACCTTTGAAGATTTTAGACGATGCTTGCGTAATCCTTGGACTGTGAGTATCATCTGCTTCAATTGACTTGGTGAACTTTGACAGAAAGAAATAGCTAGTTGTATTTATTATTAGATTTTATGCTGCAGGTTGGTGTAGGATTTCTCGCTCAGTACATAATCAAACCCTTACTAGGATTTTCCATTGCCCTGGTAAGTATTTATGGCTTTTGTGTAATTTACTCTTGAAATGTATGCTTTTGCTATGGAGTTTCTCCTTTAAATCATTTGAGATCATATAACAGGTATTACTATCAGTATGTTTTGCAATTATATGTAAAATTTTTGCTAGTGCAATGTACCTTACTGCAACAGCTCATTCTACCTCCCTTATTTTTAAATACTCTCTTCCCATACAAAAAAGGGGGAAGGTGGCTGCTTCTTCATATAGACGTATTATGGATGCTATAATGATGAACGCAACCTTCTAGTGTATTCAAGGCTTTTTCTCTCTTTTCAGATGCTAAAGCTTTCTGCACCTATTGCTACTGGTCTTATTCTGGTTTCCTGCTGTCCTGGGGGTCAGGCATCAAATGTTGCAACATATATCTCAAAGGGAAATGTTGCACTATCTGTTCTCATGACAACGTAAGTTGTATGCCATATAACTGTCTGTGAAACAGAAATCTAAAGCTTTTGCTGTATCTGAGTAATATGTGTCAAACTATTGATTATCTTGTGGACTTTATGTAGGTGTTCAACAATAGGAGCTATTATTATGACACCGCTTCTTACCAAGCTGCTTGCTGGCCAGCTTGTTCCAGTTGATGCTGCGGTAAGTTCAAACATAATGGATGTTCATTGTGATAGTGATGATAAACAAATGTAGTCATTCCATCTTTTCTTGTGTATATCTGTCATCGAACCGTGTGAATTATGAACCAAATAATGAACGAAAGTTGTTTACACACTTCTCTTACCCCATCCTATAGGATTCAGCTTTCAACGGTTGTGTGTGTGTGTGTGTGTGTGGGTGGGGGGTGGGGGGGGGGTGGGNNNNNNNNNNNNNNNNNNNNNNNNNNNNNNNNNNNNNNNNNNNNNNNNNNNNNNNNNNNNNNNNNNNNNNNNNNNNNNNNNNNNNNNNNNNNNNNNNNNNNNNNNNNNNNNNNNNNNNNNNNNNNNNNNNNNNNNNNNNNNNNNNNNNNNNNNNNNNNNNNNNNNNNNNNNNNNNNNNNNNNNNNNNNNNNNNNNNNGAACCACAACTATAGTAGTAACAAAATGAAAAGATTTCGACATTTTGTGATTATGAAGTCTCGTTTTACTACTTTGCAGTAGGATTCTCAGTACTACCTACTGTATACAGAAGTATTGACTTTGATATCTTGTGTTATCATCTTTGCAGGGCTTAGCACTCAGCACTTTCCAGGTTGTTTTAGTGCCAACAATTATTGGAGGTAACTAAAATGTGTTTTAATTATCAAATCAAAATATGAAAATGCATCTGGACATTCATGATCTGGAGTACCTGCTTCATGTGACAGTACTGGCTAATGAGTTCTTCCCAAAGTTCACTTCAAAAATAAGCTCAGTGACACCTTTGATTGGAGTAATTCTCACCACTCTTCTCTGTGCAAGCCCGGTAAGCTGACACATATATTGGATTGAGTAATTCACAATGAAAGTTGCAGTGCATATCAGTCTAATGAGGTAACGTTAATTTTTATCATTTTTATAGATTGGACAAGTTTCTGAAGTATTGAAATCACAAGGACCACAATTAATACTCCCGGTGGCTGCTCTACATGCTGCTGCATTTGCCATTGGCTATTGGGTTTCAAGGATATCTTTCGGTGAATCCACTTCTCGTACCATATCCATAGAGTGTGGGATGCAGGTAAACACATTACCTTACTGCTTCCCTGTGTTCTACCAACAAGATCATTGTTCTCTGACAACCTTGCAAATCTCTAAAATTCCAGTTTGGTAATCTCTCAAACGTAACTCTCCCCTAACTTATGGTTGTGGTAATTTCTTTTGCAGAGCTCGGCACTTGGGTTTTTACTAGCTCAAAAGCATTTCACAAACCCCTTAGTTGCGGTCCCTTCTGCTGTTAGCGTTGTTTGCATGGCGGTATGTCTCTCCTTAAAATCTTTTGAGTTAAATTATGAAGGTTCTCCGAACTAGTAACTCAATTTTATTCTCGTAACTGTCCCACTTACAGCTTGGCGGCAGTGGTCTCGCCGTGTTCTGGAGAAACAAAGGCCTTCCGGTTGATGACAAAGATGATTTCAAGGAATGAGAAATAGCCTCATCTTTTGCTAGTTAGAGAAGGTTGTCTTTCATTATCAGGTCATGTTTGCATTATTAGACATCAGTTTTTTGTGATTTGGAAATGCTTTGGATTCAGGTCATTAGAACTCATAAGTCATAACATGGGAAAGCAAGGGAAGGAATTTCTTTGTTCTAGATTTTGGACATTATTGAAGGCTTATTTTTTTGTGTGGCAAATGTTGTGCCACAATTCAGGTTCAGGTGTGAGTTGTGACCATCTCTTTACAGTACCAGTAGCTTATGATGATTAGCATTAAGTGAGTTGTGACCTGTGTCTCTGTTTCTGGTATGGTTTGGTTTTGGTTTAGGTGCTTAATTGGCATTAATCATTGATTATTTAAGCAGTAATCACCTTGATTATGAACTGATGGATTAGAAGGCAGACCATCAATAAATAAAGGGCATAGATACTCCCAACCACTTTACCCTTGACTTTCTGAATACTTTTGGCCAGTCAAACTTTTTTCTCCTCTTTTTCTGGGATAGGTAAGTAAAGACATTTTGACAGACAGGTAAACCATAGAGACCATTCTGACACTGTCAATCTTTGAAGGATCCATCTTTAAATAGGATATGCGATCTTTTATTAACCCAACAAAGACGAGATAGAAGTGAAAATGTGCTCATCTTTTTTCTGATTCATCCTTTTAACCTATTCTTTTGTTTGTCACTCAGCCCCAAGATCGTTGTTAAAACCACGTGCCATAATATGGTAATTGAAAATTACTAATCTTGAGTTATTTATATTTACAATGGGAGAAGGTTTTACTAATTGAGAAATTTATGCTCTTAGGAAACAAGATCGAAACATGAATGAAAAGAAGTGTGTCAGTTTCACTAATAATCTAACAATATTACAGATGATGACCCAATTATATAAGTTGATATCAAACAAGTCCACATTTTGCCGGCATCTATAGAGCTTCTCAAGTAACACTTAAAACTTAAAAGTCGGGAACTAATTTCGAAACATCTCTTCTTCGTTGTTAAAAACTTTAACAATTAGAAACACTCAGATATACAAATTTGTTAAAAGAGAAATGCTTTGGTCTCCATGGCCATAATCCATGGAAGAAAATCAAGAAATTAAGACACGCATCCTTGCCAACAAGTTTTGTACTAAGTTTTGGATGTTTTGATCAAAACAAGAAAAAAATAAAAATAAAAAAAACAGAATAGGATGCTTAAAAGTCATGAACTTCTCCACACCGTTTGCGTGGAATTAAACCCCATAAAGAAATAAATTAAAAAAAGAGAGGAAATAATAGTATAATATTGACTCAACAACGAGGTTAAGGACTTTATAATAGAACAGAGTGAAGAAGCCAGAAGAAGAAGGAGCAGAAGAAATAGTAAGAAGAAAACAAAACCCAGAGAAAGCAAAAAGATACAAACTTGAAGAACATTTCTAGAAAAAGGATTCGATACCCACTACCCATCATGGCCTCTCAGGCCAATTGGGAAGCTGATAAAATGTAAGCACTTGTAATTCTCATTAGGGTCTGAAATTTCTGCTTCCTTTTCTTCATCTTATTGTTTTTATTTTTGTTATTATCTCACTTGGGCTATAGGGGTTTTTTATTCTAGGGTTCTTCATTTTGGGGGGTTCCATTTGTTTCTCAATTCCCAATTTATTATTTATTTTTTAATGTGCATCAAGGTTCTTCCCTGGGTGTTGTTGGTTATTCTAATTTGATTAAAGGATCATGCTTTTGTAATCTGTTGCCTGTTTGGACTTGAAGGTTTTTAATTTATGATCTTATTGTGTATTGGGTATTTTTACATGTTTTGGTGATCTAGTTGGTATTTGTTGCCACATTTGGTGTATGTAATTTAACAGGGTGCTGTGTTCATTTTCTTCAGTTCTGGTTTTGGGCTCTGTTTTATTGATTTGAGGGTTGGGTTTTGGAGATTCTTTGTATTTGCAGTTATCTCATATATGTCATCGTCTCCGGAACATAAGCTTATAAAGAGGAGTTGAGTTTAACTTTCAGTTTCTATTTTGTATATCATTTAGTGAAAATTGAGAATTGTTCGACTAAGAACACTAAGCTTAGTTCTTTCTTTTCCAAAAAGAAGAAAAAGCTTACTACCAGCTAAGAAAAAGCTTATTAAGTGGAGCCCAGATCATATGGAAATTGAAACTCCAGAAAGTTGTTTGTTTCTTCCTACCAGGAAAATATGGCCTAATGTAAAGTCTTCTGATGTAAAGGTTAATTAATTAACGAAAGGATTTGATTCAGATTTCAAAAACTAACAAGCTAAATTTTTGGCATTTCATTTCGTTGTCTTTGCACTGAGTTCGTCGTTTTAGCATCAGTTTAGATACCATGTTTTGCAATTTAATCCCTCTGTGTTTCTCAGTAGCATTAAAGTTCTTTGAGTTCTGACACGTGGGCATAATTATTTGGATCATAGGTTGGATGTTTATATTTATGATTACCTTCTGAAGAGAAACTTACATGCTTCTGCAAAGGCTTTTCAAGCTGAAGGAAAAGTTTCTACAGATCCTGTAGGTAAGAACGTGGTTATAATGCTAAAGTGAAGAGATTTACTGCACATTGCAAGTTCATATCCATATTGATTTTTCTTCTTCTTCTGCTTGGATTGTACATTCATACCAGCTATTGATGCACCTGGTGGCTTTCTTTTCGAATGGTGGTCTGTCTTTTGGGATATATTTATCGCTAGGACAAATGAAAAGCACTCCGAAGCAGCTGCATCTTATATTGAGGTGATTATTTGGTTTCTAAGAGTTCTTATTTGTATCTCAATTTATGTTTGTGGGTGTACTTTTTACTTTTGTTTTTGGGAGATTCGAGGGCGTAACTGTTGCATCTTTTATTTGGTGAAAACGGAATGTTGCACTCTTTTGGGAGAACTCTCTTGACGGGTTATAAAAGAATGAACATCATGAGATTCATGAATTTTTGACACAATTATGGAGATCTAACGCCATTTTTTGTCTGCTGTATTAGACTCAAGTGAACAAGGCTCGGGAGCTGCAACAGAAGCCCCAGCAGAATCCTCAAATGCAAATGCAGCATCTTTTGCAAAGGCATGCTGCTCAGCAGCAGCAACAACAGCAGCAGCAGCAACAACAACAACAACAACAACAACAACAACAACAACAACAACAGCAGCAGCAGCAGCAGCAGCAGCAGCAGCAGCAGCAGCAACACCAACAACAACAACACCAGCAACAGCAAAGACGGGATGGGACCCAACTTCTTAATGGAGCTTCCAATGGGCTTGTTGGCACGGATCCTCTTCTGAGGCAGAACTCTGCAACTGCAAATGCCATGACAACAAAAATGTTTGAGGACAGATTGAAGCCTCCCATACAGAGGGATGCTTTGGATGATGTGGCTATAAAGGTAATTAGTTTTACCTAAATTCAGACTTACTTTCATAGATTCCTTTCATCTATTGACGCTTTCATCTATTGACCATATTCACCTTGCAGCAAAGGTTGGGTGACAATATGAGTCAGCTTATGGATTCAAATCGTGCGTCATTGGTGAAAGTAGCCACAGCAGGTGGCCAGTCTCCTGGGTATTTCTCTTGAACATTTTATATTTATCATGACCTAGTTTTATAATGTAAAACATCCTATGCACGGAACTTATGTTTAACACGAAATGAAAGCTGTTGAACTCCTTCCTTACAGTCAAATGCTGCATGGTACACCTGGAGGTATGTTGGGGAATCTTCAACAAGCTCACAATCGGAATCAGCAACACCCTGGATTGATGCAGGTAATTATCAATTTTGAGTCTGTTTCTTACCAAATTTTATCCGCACAAGTCCTGTTTTCTTATTTTGGGACCTTTATGCATGGTGAAACAGGACATAAAGACTGAGATGATGAACCCAAGAGCTGCTGGTCCTGAAGGATCGTTGATGGGTCTCCATGGTTTGATTTATATGTTTTTGTACTAGGAAGTAGGAACAACTGGATTTAATTTGGATATGAAACTAGAGTAGTATAATAAACTAGTGATTCCCTAATTCTTAGTGGAGATATATTGCCATTCATTCACATGGCATGTAATATTAGTTTTGAAATCTGATTGGAGTTTTATTGTGAGATTATAATTCTTCGCTTTACCAATGATTGATTCGTTTGTTCATGTTAGGATCAAATGAAGGCAGTAGCAATTTGACTCTGAAGGGTTGGCCTTTGACGGTAGGGTTCATGATACTATTATTTCCATTTCTATCAATTTTGATTCCTAGTTTGTATAGAAATGCAGATCATTTATTGATAACTACCATGAACTGGATTGTCTGATCTTCATTTGCGGTTTTGTCAGTTCATGTTTTCTTTTCTAAA encodes:
- the LOC101315268 gene encoding sodium/pyruvate cotransporter BASS2, chloroplastic-like, whose protein sequence is MSSLSRFALKDFKLNTCEAYCRQSPCLSSRRLPTHLDVRGEISVPEKGRSCAIQSKTWGPIAAGSSIVQTSRNSKVLCKAATNASGDLPTPSGMSQYERIIETLTTLFPLWVIIGTIVGIYKPSAVTWLETDLFTLGLGFLMLSMGLTLTFEDFRRCLRNPWTVGVGFLAQYIIKPLLGFSIALMLKLSAPIATGLILVSCCPGGQASNVATYISKGNVALSVLMTTCSTIGAIIMTPLLTKLLAGQLVPVDAAGLALSTFQVVLVPTIIGVLANEFFPKFTSKISSVTPLIGVILTTLLCASPIGQVSEVLKSQGPQLILPVAALHAAAFAIGYWVSRISFGESTSRTISIECGMQSSALGFLLAQKHFTNPLVAVPSAVSVVCMALGGSGLAVFWRNKGLPVDDKDDFKE